A region of the Gemmatimonadota bacterium genome:
TCGAGGGATGAACAGGACCCGCCGGACGTCCAGCCGTTGACCGCGACCCGTCCCGCCCTGGCGTCGATGCCGACGACGATGCGTTCCGGTCCCCACGCCTCCACCACCTGCCGCACCATATCGGGACGCTCCACGGCCGCCGTGCCCAGGATGACGCGGCGCACCCCCAGCGCCAGCCAGGCCTCCACGGCCTCGGGCGTACGGATGCCTCCGCCCAGTTGTACCGGCATATCGGCCTGTTCCAGGATGGCGACGACACTCGTCCGGTTGCCCGCATAGCCGGTGAACGCGCCGTCCAGGTCGACGACGTGCAGGTAGGTCGCACCCTGCGATTTCCATCTCAACGCGACGTCCGCCGGGGAATCACCGTACACCGTTTCGTGGTCGCGCATTCCCTTTACGAGGCGGACGCATCGCCCCTGTCTGATGTCGATGGCGGGGTAGAGTTGCATCTGGAATCATCGCCCTCCGAAGCCCTGTCCGACGGCACGCTTTCGAACCACGCGTCCTGTGCTAAAGATGGACCGCAAAGCGCCGGCCTGTCAACCGACAAATCCCTTGACATGGACAACCCGGGCCCATAGTTTTCGGTGGAATCCGGCTCGATGGCTACCGGGTGTCCCGGCCCATGCTGCGCCGGTTCCCCGTGCGGTGGCCGACTTCCCCTCCGACCCCACGACCCCACGCCTTTCGTATACCCGATGTCAGCCTTTGTCGATCCTGTTCAGCCCCTGTTGAAGGCCCATAGGCGACTGGCCTCCGATCTGGCCGACCTGTGCCGGGAAGTGAATCACGAAGTCTATCTCGTGGGCGGTTCCGTGCGGGATGCCATCCTGGGCCGCACAGTACGGGACCTTGACCTTACGCTCGCGGCGGACGGACTGGCGCTAGGGCGGAAACTGGCGGACCGCCTGCGGTGTCCCTTCGTGCCGCTCGACGATACGGACCGAACCGGGCGCGTCGTGTTACGGCACCGGTTCACGATCGATATATCGTCCTTCAAGGGCGATACCCTGGAGGCGGATCTCCGCAAGCGGGATTTCACCATCAACGCCATGGCCGTCCGCCTGGCGGACCTGCTGGGCGGCCGACCGTCGATCATCGATCCCCTGGGCGGCGCGGCCGACCTCGCAGCAGGGAGGCTCAAGGCCGTATCCGAAGCGTCCTTTCACGACGACCCGCTACGCGTATTGAGGGCGTTCCGGCTTGCCGGCCAGTTCGGCCTGGACATCACGCCCCGTACCGAGACGTGGATCGCGGCATGCGACGAAGACCTGCGAGAGATATCGGGCGAACGCCTGCTTTACGAACTGTCCTTGATCATGGGGAGGCGACGCACGTCGGATCGGGTGACCGCCATGATCCGCTCCGGCGTGTTCGCGTCGCTCTTTCCCGGGTGGATGGGAACGTCGTCGGCATCGGTGTCTCATCGGCTGGAACGGACGGACCGGCTCATCGCAAGGGACGTTTTCCTGGAGGACCAGGGACTTTACGTCCACCTGACCGGATGCGAAGCAAAAATGGCGGGCGACCGTACCAGCCTGTGGATCCTCCGATTCGCCAGCCTCGTGCTGTGCGGCATCCTGGCTGGCGGCGCGGCTGGCGGTACGGACGGGACTCCTGACCGGATTGGCGGTGCGGCCGGTAGTACGGCCGGCAGCACGGAACCAGCCCTCGACCGGGTCGAAGGCGCGGCCGAACGGTTGAGGCTGAGCAAGCGGGAAAGGCAGGCGCTCCACCAGCTGGTGTTCGGGGCGTTGAGACTGCTCGAAGGGGCCGCTTCAGGGGAACCGGATGACGAAGCGCTCTGCCGGATTTTGCGCGGGTCGAAAGACGATACCCCCGGCGCGGCACTCCTCGCCATTGCGCACGGACCGGACGAGGGAATCGCGGCGGGCGGCAGGATCGCGAAGGCCGCGCGCCGGCTCCTGCGGCTTTACGCCCGGCACCGGATCCTGCGGGCGAAGGGCCTGATCTTGAACGGCGCGGATATCATGGACGACCTGGGCCTGACCGAGGGACCGGAGATCGGCCGCCTGCTGGATAAGCTTGAAACGATCCAGACCATACATGACATTCGGACCAGGGAACAAGCCCGGAAGCTACTCTACGAAGATGCCGCGGATGGCTTGGCCGGCGCGGAAAGCGCATAGCACGGATGGCTTGGCCGGCGCGGAAAGTGCATAGCGCGGTCCGGACTGCGAGTTTTGACCATGAAGCTCTGTACCACCCTTCAGATGCGTTCGATCGACCGTCGCACCATCGAAGACTACAGCCTGTCCGGTTACGAACTGATGGAAAGGGCGGGCTGCCGGGTGGCGGAAATCGCGAAGCAGCTCCTGGAGGGCGTGGCCGGCAAGACGGTCGCCGTAGTGTGCGGAAAGGGGAACAACGGGGGGGACGGATTCGTGGCCGCCCGGTATCTCCATCTGTGGGGCGCTTCGGTCACCTGCCACGTGCTCGCCGCCAGGCCGGCCCTGCCGGTCGACGCTAAGAAGCACCTGGAACGGCTAGAAGAAACCGGCCTGGTTCCTGACTTCCGGCCCGACGGTCCGCTCGAATTGCCCGGCCAGCCCGGCCGGCCCCCGGCGCTGATCATCGACGCGCTCCTCGGCACCGGGTTGAAGGGACCGCCGCGCGATCCATACGGCGCGGCCATCGCGGTGATCAACCTCAGCTCATCTCCTGTGCTCTCCGTCGACACCCCGTCGGGCCTGGCGCCCGGCTGCGGAAGTCCGCAATCCCGTCCCCGTGCGGAATGGACCTGCGTGCGCGCCGACCATACCCTATCGATCGGCCTGATGAAGGTCGACCTGGCTACTTACCCCGGCCGTTCCTGGTGCGGGGTCCTGGAAGTCGCGGACATCGGCTTTCCCGACCGTGCCGTAGAGGCGGAGGCGTTGTATCTCTCCATGCCCGAGCGAAGCGAGATGGCCGGCCTGATCCCGGTTCACCGGCCCGGGGACCACAAGGGAAGCCGCGGAAAGGTCGCCGTCGTCGCCGGTTCGGCGGGCATGGCGGGAGCGGCGACGCTGGCTTCCCGCGCGGCTCTGCGCGGCGGCGCGGGCATGGTCATGCTCGGTGCGCCCGCGGGCCTGATGTATGCCCTGACGGCCAGGCACACGGAAGTGATGCTTCGCAGCCTGTCCGAAACCGCCGAAGGATCGCTTTCTCTCGCGGCCGAGTCCGACATCGATGCGCTGCTATCCTGGGCTGACGTGCTGGCCATCGGTCCGGGTCTCACGCGCCACGAGGAAACCTCCGCGCTGATCCGCCGCGTCGTATCGAACAGCGAGCGGCCGGTCGTCATCGACGCCGACGGAGTGAACGCCTTCGCGGGCCACCGGGACGGCCTGTCCGGCACGGCGCCGGAAGTCATCATGACGCCCCACGTGTTCGAGCTGTCCAGGCTGACCGGCATGGCCGTCGACGACATCGAGGCGGACCGGGTCGCGGCCGCGAGACAGGCCGCCGGTACCCTGCAGGTCACGCTCGTGCTCAAAGGCGCCGCCTCGCTGGTGGCTTCCCCCGATGGACAGGTCTCGGTGAATTCCACTGGGAACCCTGGGATGGCCACCGCCGGATCCGGCGACGTGCTGACCGGCCTCATCGCCGCCCTGCTCGGCCAAGGCCTCGGTGCATGGGACGCGGCCCGGCTGGGGGTATACCTCCACGGTCTGGCAGGCGATCTAGGCGCGGAGGCCATGGGGCCGCACAGCCTGGTGGCCGGTGATCTCATCGACTATTTGCCCGGCGCCTTCCTGCATACGGGCGGGGGACGGGCTTCACCCTAGAAAGCAGGATTCCGTGGACACGAAATTCGACCCGGCGTCGCTTGAGGAAATCGTGGTCCGCGCCTTGCGGGAGGACGTGGGAGACGGCGACGTCACCACCGAGTGGACGCTGGCGACCGACGCTGTGGCCCGCGCCCAATTCGAGGCCGGGCAGCCCGGCATCCTGTCCGGCCTGTACCCGGCGTGTCTCACGTTCCGGGAGGTGGACCCCGGCCTGGAATTCCGCGCCCTGCTGACCGACGGCGACCAGGTGGAACCCGGCCAGACCATCGCCGAAGTGCGGGGCGCCGCGCGGTCGGTACTCACCGCCGAACGAACAGCGCTCAATTTCATGCGTCACCTTTCCGGCATCGCATCCATGACCCGTCAATACGTCGACGCCGTGCGGAACACCGGCGCGCGCATCGTGGATACCCGCAAGACCACGCCCGGTCTCCGCGACCTGGAGAAAAGGGCCGTACTGCACGGCGGCGGAGACAACCACCGCCACGGTCTCTTCGACATGGTGCTGATCAAAGACAACCACATCGCCGCCGCGGGCGGCATCGCCGCCGCGGTTCGCACCTGCAGATCGAACATGAAGCAGTCGGGCAGGCGGTACGACATCGAGGTGGAGACGAGCACCCTGGACCAGGTTGAAGAGGCCGTGCGCAGCGGGGCGGACTGGATCATGCTGGACAACATGAGCGACGCGGAAATGCGGACGGCGGTCGGCCGGGTCCGCGCGCTGACCGCGGCGGATCAGTCCATCGTGGTCGAAGCGTCGGGAGCGATCACGTTGGATCGGCTCACAGCAATCGCGAAAACCGGGGTAGACGTGATCTCCGTCGGTGCCTTGACCCATTCCGCACCGGCACTCGATATCAGCCTGAACGTGATGGCCTCCGACTGAAGCGGATGCACCGGAACGGAACGACGATGAAGCCTCCGTGCCCGAGCGATGAGTTGGAAGGATTCCAGGACCGGTACGACGCGGTCCGCATGCGCGCGAAGCTGTCATCACGGATCTTCGGCCGCGTATTGGAGTACCACGCGCGGGTGGGGTCCACCAATGACGTGATCCTGGACATGGCCGAACAGGCCGCGCCCCATGGGACGGTCTGCCTTGCCGATGAGCAGTCGGCCGGCAGGGGCCGCCGCGGATACGGGTGGTTCTCGCCCCCCGGATGCGGGATCTGGGCTTCCGTCCTGCTCCGGCCCCGGCTGTCCGCGGACCGGACCCCTCCGCTCACGTTGTGTGCCGCCGCCGCCGTGGCCCCCGTCCTGGAAACGGCCGCCGGCGTGTCCGTGGAAATCAAGTGGCCGAACGACCTGCTCATGGAAGGACGCAAGGTCGCCGGCATCCTGGCCGAATCCCGCGTCGTGTCCGGTGACGAGCCGGTCATCGTGATCGGCATGGGGATCAACGTAAACCACACCCGTGGACAGTTTCCCGACGAGCTTTCCGCGTCCGCCACTTCGCTGCGCATCGAATCGGGCCGCCCCGTGGGTCGCGAGGACCTGTTCCTGGCCATCCTGGCCTCCCTGGAGTCCGCCTACGGGCATTACCTGGCATCCGGGCCCGCGTCTCTCCTAGCCGAAGTCGACGCCCGTCTCGCCTGGCAAGGGTTGACGGTCGAGGCCGACAGCCCCGCCGGATCCGCCGGGCGTGTATCCCACATCGATGAGGAGGGCGGCCTGGTGCTCGACCGCCAGGACGGCGGCCCCCTGGTCATCCGTTCCGGATCCATCAGACTGCTTAGACTTCGTACGTAGATCCGGGCGTAAGTGGCATATTGGCATTGCGATTGAAAGGCGGACCGAGGTAAATTGGATCAGCGGATTCGAAGTTCATCCCGTGCATGATCGGCAGATTGCCGGCCATCTTCGCAGTCTGCCGCGCACGGGCGAAGTCGGCAATCGAAGGGAGACCAGGCTTCATGGGATTACTAATCGACGTCGCGCTGCCGCTGGCACTCGCCTTCATCATGCTCGGGCTTGGGCTCGGGCTCACCTTCGACGATTTCGCTCGGGTGGTGCGCCGGCCGCGCGACTTCGCGGTGGGTGCCTTCTCCCAGATCGTCCTGCTGCCGGCTGTTGCCTTCGTCCTCGCCAGCGTCTGGCCGATGGCGCCGGAACTCGCGTTGGGCCTGATGATCATCGCCGCCGCGCCGGGCGGTCCGACCTCCAATATCCTGACCGCGTTTGCGCGCGGCGATGTGGCGCTGTCGATCTCGCTGACCGCGGTGATCAGCCTGGCAAGCGTGATCACCATTCCGGCCATCGTAGTCTTCGCCTACGGGCAGTTCATCGGCGATTCGGCGGAGCAGGACATATCGGTCGCCGGCGCCGCACTCGGCGTCTTCCTGATCGTTGCCGTTCCGGTGCTGACCGGTCTTGTCATCCGCCGCATCGCGGAAGGCTTCGCGCTTCGGTTCGAACCAGCGGCCCGCAAGGTCTCTGCGGTGCTGTTGATGCTTGTACTCGCCGGCGCGATCTACGATCAACGCGCCAACCTCGTCCCCTATTTCGCGCAGGCCGGGCTGGTCACGCTCGTCCTCAACTTGCTGATGATGACCATCGCCTGGTTCCTCGCCCGGATGTTCACCTCCGGACCAACCCAGCGGACCGCCATTTCAATCGAATGCGGCATCCAGAACGGGACGCTCGCGATCGCGGTCGCGGTAATGCTGTTCGGCGGCGGGCTCGCGACCATGCCGGCGGCGACCTACAGCCTGATCATGTTCGCCACCGCGCTGATCTACATCGCCCTGCTGCGGCGGATCGTTTGACCGCGGCGCGGTCCTCCCGCGCCGGCTCAACCACTTCCCGATGCTCGACAATAGCCGCCCCCGCGTGACGGTGTGCCGCCTCTTCCCGGTGCCGGGTGGACCTTAGCGGATCGTGTCCAGGGCATGCCCCGACTGACTCGGTGCGCCGCACCAGGGTGAGGAGCCGCGAAACGTCAAATCACCGTCGAACGGCGGAAAACGCGCGCGCCACAAATCAAAAAATACTTGCATCAACCAATGACCTTTCATATATTAGCAGACTGGACATTCGAGTGCTAATTTCAGAATCACTACTTGTTGAATATACAAGTATTTAGTTGACTCAAAAAGTGCGTACAGCCCAGCTGTTCGCCTTGCTCAGAATCGCCCGGTACCACCCGGCGAAACACAGGGGGTAGCAGAAGTGCCAGCAAAACAACTTTCATTCGACGCCGATGCCCGGCAGGCCCTCAAGCGAGGGGTGGACGCCCTGGCTGACGCGGTCCGTGTCACCATGGGTCCCAAGGGACGTTGCGTCGTGCTCGACAAGAAATTCGGTTCACCCACTTTCACGCTGGACGGCGTCACGGTGGCGAAGGAAATCGAGCTCGAGGACAATTACGAAAACATGGGCGCGCAGATGATCAAGGAAGCCGCGTCGAAGACGAGCGACGTGGCCGGCGACGGGACGACCACGGCCACCGTCCTCGCCCAGGCCATCTACGCGGAAGGCCTGCGGAACGTGACTTCCGGCGCCAATCCCATGGATCTGAAGCGGGGCATCGACAAGGCCGTATCGGCGGTGGTCGGTTCGATCGCTGAAATGTCTAAGGCCGTGGAAGGACGGAAGGAAATCTCCGAGACCGCTACCGTTTCGGCCCATGGCGACGCCACCATCGGCGACCTGATCGCGGACGCGATGGAAAAAGTGGGCAAGGACGGCGTCATCACGGTCGAAGAGGCCAAGAGCATGGAAACCTCCCTGGACGTCGTGGAGGGCATGCAGTTCGACCGCGGTTATCTGTCGCCTTACTTCGTTACCGATTCCGAGTCCATGGAAGCGGTACTCGAGGACACGAAGATCCTGATTCACGACAAGAAGATCAGCGCCGTCAAGGATATCTATCCCGTCGTCGAGAAGATCGCCCAGAGCGGCTCCCCGCTGCTGATCATCGCCGAGGACATCGAGGGCGAGGCCCTTGCCCTGCTGGTGGTCAACAAGCTTCGCGGCACCCTGAAGGTCGCCGCGGTCAAGGCGCCCGGATTCGGCGACCGTCGTAAGGCCATGCTCGAGGATATCTCCATCCTGACCGGCGGTACGGTCATCTCCGAGGACGCCGGCTTCAAGCTGGAAAACGTGACCGTGGGCGACCTGGGTACGGCCAAGCGCGTCAACCTCGACAAAGACAACACGACGATCGTCGAAGGCGCCGGCGGCACCGACGCGATCCAGGGACGCATCAACCAGATCCGCGCCCAGATCGAGGAAACCACCTCCGATTACGATCGGGAGAAGCTGCAGGAACGCCTGGCCAAGCTGGCGGGCGGCGTGGCGGTCATCAACGTGGGCGCCGCGACGGAAGCCGAGATGAAGGAAAAGAAGGCACGGGTCGAAGACGCCCTCAACAACGCCAAGGCGGCCATCGAGGAAGGCGTCGTACCGGGCGGCGGCGTCACGTTCATCCGCGCGCTCTCCGCGCTGGACAACGGACTGGACACCGAGGGTGACGAAACCGTCGGCGCCGGCATCGTGCGCAAGGCGCTCGAGGCGCCCGTAAGGCAGCTGGCGGAGAACGCCGGCCTTGAAGGATCCATCATCCTGCAGAAGATCAGGGAAGGCGAAGGCGGATTCGGTTACAACTTCGAGTCCGATACCTACGGCGATATGTCCGAAACGGGCGTGATCGAGCCCGCCAAGGTCTCCCGCGTAGCGCTGCAGCACGCCGCGAGCATCGCCGGCCTGCTGCTGACCACCGAAGCGCTGGTGGCGGAACTCCCCGAAGACACCCCGCCTCCGGCCATGCCGCACGGCGGCGGCATGTACTAAGCGGGACGCTTCGAAAAGGAACCGGTCTCCGACCGGTTGCAGGTAAACCCCCGGTGGCTTCACCGGGGGTTTTCTCTTGCTACGGCCGGTCGCCGATTCTATATTCCCCCGAGACCGGACGGCGGATACGAAATACAGGTCCTGGGCGACGGAGCGACCATGAGAAACCCGGTGGTAATAGAACGCGCGGAACGGCTTCACCAGATCCCGCTGAACCGGCCCCTGGAACATTCACGATACTTAAGAAGACTGGCTGCCAGGGGGATCGAGCCCATAGATCTGACCACGGGCATCGACGACCTTCCCCCCGGACAGGCTGCCATCGAGAAGATCTTCGACGCCGATTCGGCCACCGGAGGTCGAGGCGAACCGCGCGGTCCTGGCAGCCCAGGCGGTCCAGGCAGCCCGGAAGTACCGGCCGAGTCATCCCGGCTCACCGGCGCCGAGTTCCGCAGGGCGTTCAGCAACTGGTTCGCGTACCGGTTCGACGTGGAGATCGATCCCGACAGGCACGTCCTGCCCTTCGCGGGTTCGGCGGTCGGCCCGGCCTGCGTGGCCATGGCGCTGGTCAACCCCGGTGAAACTGTGTTGGCGCCCGACCCCTCCCATCCGGCCTACCGGACCAGCGCCGTGCTGGCGAACGGACAGATCCTATCCTATCCCCTGCACGGACGAAACGATTTCCTCCCCAACCTGAAGCAGATCGAACCCCGGATCGCCGGACAGGCAAAACTGATGTACGTCGGTTTTCCGAACGATCCGACCGGGGTCGTGGCGGACCATTCGTTCTTTCGGGAACTCATCGATTTTGCGCGCAGGCACAACATCATCGTCTGTCACGATGCGACGCAGCACTTTCTTACGTACGACGGGATCGAAGCCCCGAGCCTCCTGCAGACGCCCGGCGCGATGAACGTGGGCATCGAGTTGTTTTCCCTTTCCGTGCTACCCGGAGGCGTATTCCGCGACCTGGGCGTGGCGGTGGGCAATCCTTCCGCGCTGGCCGCCATCTCCCAGTTGACCTCCCATCTGCATGCCCCGCTGATGCCCGACCTTCTCGCGGCCGCAGCCACGGAGTTTCCCCGTCTGGACCGGCACGTGGAAGCCATGGTTTCCAGGTGCGGGTCGCAAAGAGACCTGATGGTATCGGGGCTGCGGGACCTCGGCTGGCACCTGCCCGCGCCCGGCGGCGGACCATACGTCTGGCTACCCGTGCCGCCCCGTTATTCCTCCGTACGATTCAGCATCCTGTTGCGCAAGGCCGGCGTGTTCGTCGTGCCCGGCGCATACCTGGGCGAATACGGCGAAGGATACGTCCGATTGGCCTTCAACGGCGACGAGTCGCAGATCCGTGAAGCGCTCGACCGCATCGACCGGCAGATGTCGCGGTTCCGTTTGCGCAAACGGGCGTTCCCCGCGGTCAGTCTGGCCTGAACGGTTCCGCCCCATGTCCGGAGACTGGATCAGCGTGCGGGGCATCCGCACATTCGGCCACCATGGCGTGACGGCCCGGGAACGGACGCTGGGACAGGTATTCGAAGCCCACGTCGCACTGCGGCTGGACCTGTCGGAGGCGTCCCGGACGGACCGCCTGTCCGATACCGTGGATTACGCGGACGTCTGCCGGCGCGTGGGACGCATTCTCGGCGGCGAGCCGTGCTGTCTGCTGGAGGCGGTCGCCGGCCGGGTGGCGGACGAACTGATCTCGGCCTACCCCCCTGTGGACCAGGTCGTGGTCAGACTGTGGAAGCCCGGTGTGGCCGCGGAATTGCCGCATTCGGGAACCCCCGGGGTCACCGTGCATCGTAGCAGGGAGGCGTGACGTACCGGACCGTTGCGTACAGGACCGTGCCGTGCCTGAACAAGCCGACCAAGTGGGCCAAGCCGACTACAAGGTGCGAAATGGCGTCTGTCGCGCTGGGACTGGGCAGCAACATCGGGGATCGCGTCGCCAGGTGTCGGCAAGCGCTATGCGAACTGGCCGGGCATGAGGCGATCCGGATCGTCAGGTGCTCGTCATGGTACGAGACGCGGCCGGTAGGCCACGCTGGCCAGCCCGACTTCGTCAACGGCGCGGTCCTTGTGGAGACCACGCTTGCGCCCTTGCGACTGCTCGAATCGCTCAAGGGCGTCGAAACGCGCATGGGACGTTCCGTCACGTGGGAAAAAGGACCCCGCGAAATCGATCTCGACCTGTTGCTCTACGACGACCTGGTACTCGGGCGGCCGGGTCTCGACATCCCCCATCCCGCCATGGCGCAACGGGCCTTCGTGCTCGTTCCCCTGGCGGAAATCCACCCGGACCTGGTCCACCCTGTATACGGACGGACCGTGTCCGACCTGCTGGATGACCTGAAACCCGTGGACCATCTCGTCCGCTTTCTTGCCGAGCCATAACCGGAGTCCTGATGGAAGAAGCCAATGCCGATCTGATCACGCTGATCCTGGCCGCTGGAAAAGGCACCAGGATGCACTCCGGCCTGGCGAAGGTGCTGCACCGTGTAAACGGCCGGCCGATGATTCACTACGTGCTGGACACGGCGCGGGCGCTCCGGCCCCGGCGGATCATCGTCATCGTCGGTCACCAGGCCGGCGAGGTGCGGCGGGAACTGGCCGGATCGACCGGATTGCCCGGATCGACCGGATTGCCCGGACCGACCGGATTGCCCGGTCAGCCCGGACCGACCGTGGAATTCGCCGTGCAGGAGGAGCAGCTGGGCACCGGCCACGCGGTGCGCCAGGCCGGACCGCTGCTGGCCGGCGAAAGCGGTATCGTGCTCGTCCTCGCCGGTGACACGCCCCTGATCCGTCCTACTACCCTGGCAGCGCTGATCGACGCGCACCGCCGGAACGGCGCCGCGGCCTCCGTACTCACCGCACGCGTCGACGACCCCACGGGCCTGGGGCGCATCCTGCGCGACGATACGGGCTGTATCGACCGGATCGTCGAGGAGAAGGACGCCACCGAGGAACAGCGGGCGCTTAAGGAGATCAACACTAGTACCTACTGTTTCGATCCTGTCCTGCTGCTGCGGGCCCTGGACCAGCTGACCCCGGAGAACCGGCAGGGCGAATACTACTTGACGGACACCATCGAGATACTCCGGCGGGAGGGCCGCCGCATCGCGGACGCACCGGCCGGCATGCCGGAAGAATCCATGGGGATAAACACCCCGGAGCAGCTGTCGGCGGCCGAATCATGGCTGCTGGAGCGGGACCGCGCGAGGCCTCGCGACAGCTAAAAAACAGTTGACACCGCACCCTCCAACTCTGTATATATAGTGGTCTGGAAAGCGAATCGGTTTCCGCCTGTCGAACCAGCGTTCGATTTGACGGCGGAACTGTGTCGAGACCGGGGTACAAAGGGGGATCGCATGGTGAAAGGAACTGGTCGATGAAGCACTGTTGGTACCCTACCTATGTTTCCCTTCCTGGTGTATTTCCCTAGTTAGCTCTCCGGTTATCTCTGGCAAGCAGATATCGATGGTCGCACGGTCCCGTTGCCGGCTGTACCTCAGGACGCGATCCGCGTGGGATCCGCCATGACGAGACAAGTCATCCAACCCTCCGCGAACCGGCCGGACGCCGTTCCGGAAGGACGGGGGACAGGCGGCCGCTGGCGCGTTCGGGCGCTTGAAGGCGTGATCATCATCCTGGTCGGGCTGAACGCCTACCTGATCTACTCGGTGGCGACCTCGTCCGCATTCTCGACGTCCACCGAACGGTCCGTCGAGACGGTCGTCGACCCCTCGGCCTTCCATATCCAGGTGGAGGTCCTGAACGGATGCGGTGAACGGGGAATCGGACAACAGGCCATGCGGTTTCTCAGGGAACGAGGATTCGACGTGGTCAATATCGATAACGCCGACCATTTCGAATACCGGGAAACGGTCGTGCTGGACCGCCGGGGAACGGACGGACCGTCCGAGGCCGCCCGCGCGGTCGGAAACGCGCTGGGTACGCAGTATGTCCTGCTCCAGCGGAACGATGACCGGCTGGTGGACGTATCGGTGGTGATCGGCAAGGATTACGGCGAACTGCTCTTTTCCGTGGAGAACGACTGATCGTGGCGTTGGCATCGCAGGAAATCGCGGAGCAAGCGACCCTTACCATGCTGGCCAAGAATGCGGCGGACGTGATGATCATCGACCTCAGGGGGCTCTCGTCCATCACGGACTACTTCGTCATCGGGACGGCGGGTTCCGAACCGCAGATCAAGGCGGTCGTCGAGCAGGTGGCGTCGGATCTCAAGGAGCGGGATACAACGCCCTGGCACACGGAAGGCAAACAGAGCTGGCGGTGGGTACTGCTCGACTACGTGGACGTGGTCGTACACGTGTTCAGAGCGGAAGTCCGGGCATTCTACGGGCTCGAGCGGCTCTGGGGAGACGCGCCCCGGGTCGCCGTTTCTACCGACGCGACAACGGGTGAAATCATCCGCACGTCCGACGCGGGCGTCCCCGGGGCCAGGGTGGACGCACTGGAACACGAGGCATAGATTGGGCATTCTCGTCGTCGGAACGGTGGCGTTTGATACGGTGAAGACACCGGAAGGAGAGGCGAACGACGCGATCGGGGGGTCGGCGACCTATTTCTCGGCGGCCGCCAGTTTCTATACGCCGGTAGACGTCATCGCCGTCGTGGGAAACGATTTCCCCATGGCGTCCCTGGATTTCCTGCGGGAGAGGCAGGTCGACGTATCGGGCCTGGAGGTGAAGGAAGGAAAGACCTTCCGCTGGGCGGGCGAATACGCCGCCAACATGAACGACCGCCGCACGATCGACACGCAGTTGAACGTGATTTCCGGTTTCAAGCCCGTGCTGGCGGAGCGGCACCGCGCGCACGATCACGTGTTCCTGGCGAATCTCGATCCGGACATTCAACGCGACGTGCTGGACCAGACATGCCGCACGGACCATCCGGGACGTACAGGCGTCGTCGCCTGCGACACCATGGACTTCTGGATCGAGGGGCAAAGAACGTCCCTGCTGTCGACGCTGAGCGGAGTGGACGTGCTGA
Encoded here:
- the nadC gene encoding carboxylating nicotinate-nucleotide diphosphorylase → MDTKFDPASLEEIVVRALREDVGDGDVTTEWTLATDAVARAQFEAGQPGILSGLYPACLTFREVDPGLEFRALLTDGDQVEPGQTIAEVRGAARSVLTAERTALNFMRHLSGIASMTRQYVDAVRNTGARIVDTRKTTPGLRDLEKRAVLHGGGDNHRHGLFDMVLIKDNHIAAAGGIAAAVRTCRSNMKQSGRRYDIEVETSTLDQVEEAVRSGADWIMLDNMSDAEMRTAVGRVRALTAADQSIVVEASGAITLDRLTAIAKTGVDVISVGALTHSAPALDISLNVMASD
- a CDS encoding bile acid:sodium symporter family protein; protein product: MGLLIDVALPLALAFIMLGLGLGLTFDDFARVVRRPRDFAVGAFSQIVLLPAVAFVLASVWPMAPELALGLMIIAAAPGGPTSNILTAFARGDVALSISLTAVISLASVITIPAIVVFAYGQFIGDSAEQDISVAGAALGVFLIVAVPVLTGLVIRRIAEGFALRFEPAARKVSAVLLMLVLAGAIYDQRANLVPYFAQAGLVTLVLNLLMMTIAWFLARMFTSGPTQRTAISIECGIQNGTLAIAVAVMLFGGGLATMPAATYSLIMFATALIYIALLRRIV
- the hisA gene encoding 1-(5-phosphoribosyl)-5-[(5-phosphoribosylamino)methylideneamino]imidazole-4-carboxamide isomerase, giving the protein MQLYPAIDIRQGRCVRLVKGMRDHETVYGDSPADVALRWKSQGATYLHVVDLDGAFTGYAGNRTSVVAILEQADMPVQLGGGIRTPEAVEAWLALGVRRVILGTAAVERPDMVRQVVEAWGPERIVVGIDARAGRVAVNGWTSGGSCSSLELAEAMKEAGIRRIVYTDIDRDGTMNGLNTGSTARLARESGLRVIASGGVARLEDLERAAGAAADGLEGVVLGKSLYEGTIDLSEAVRKYQSAAGAPDPGARDPGE
- a CDS encoding biotin--[acetyl-CoA-carboxylase] ligase — protein: MHRNGTTMKPPCPSDELEGFQDRYDAVRMRAKLSSRIFGRVLEYHARVGSTNDVILDMAEQAAPHGTVCLADEQSAGRGRRGYGWFSPPGCGIWASVLLRPRLSADRTPPLTLCAAAAVAPVLETAAGVSVEIKWPNDLLMEGRKVAGILAESRVVSGDEPVIVIGMGINVNHTRGQFPDELSASATSLRIESGRPVGREDLFLAILASLESAYGHYLASGPASLLAEVDARLAWQGLTVEADSPAGSAGRVSHIDEEGGLVLDRQDGGPLVIRSGSIRLLRLRT
- a CDS encoding CCA tRNA nucleotidyltransferase, producing MATGCPGPCCAGSPCGGRLPLRPHDPTPFVYPMSAFVDPVQPLLKAHRRLASDLADLCREVNHEVYLVGGSVRDAILGRTVRDLDLTLAADGLALGRKLADRLRCPFVPLDDTDRTGRVVLRHRFTIDISSFKGDTLEADLRKRDFTINAMAVRLADLLGGRPSIIDPLGGAADLAAGRLKAVSEASFHDDPLRVLRAFRLAGQFGLDITPRTETWIAACDEDLREISGERLLYELSLIMGRRRTSDRVTAMIRSGVFASLFPGWMGTSSASVSHRLERTDRLIARDVFLEDQGLYVHLTGCEAKMAGDRTSLWILRFASLVLCGILAGGAAGGTDGTPDRIGGAAGSTAGSTEPALDRVEGAAERLRLSKRERQALHQLVFGALRLLEGAASGEPDDEALCRILRGSKDDTPGAALLAIAHGPDEGIAAGGRIAKAARRLLRLYARHRILRAKGLILNGADIMDDLGLTEGPEIGRLLDKLETIQTIHDIRTREQARKLLYEDAADGLAGAESA
- a CDS encoding NAD(P)H-hydrate dehydratase translates to MKLCTTLQMRSIDRRTIEDYSLSGYELMERAGCRVAEIAKQLLEGVAGKTVAVVCGKGNNGGDGFVAARYLHLWGASVTCHVLAARPALPVDAKKHLERLEETGLVPDFRPDGPLELPGQPGRPPALIIDALLGTGLKGPPRDPYGAAIAVINLSSSPVLSVDTPSGLAPGCGSPQSRPRAEWTCVRADHTLSIGLMKVDLATYPGRSWCGVLEVADIGFPDRAVEAEALYLSMPERSEMAGLIPVHRPGDHKGSRGKVAVVAGSAGMAGAATLASRAALRGGAGMVMLGAPAGLMYALTARHTEVMLRSLSETAEGSLSLAAESDIDALLSWADVLAIGPGLTRHEETSALIRRVVSNSERPVVIDADGVNAFAGHRDGLSGTAPEVIMTPHVFELSRLTGMAVDDIEADRVAAARQAAGTLQVTLVLKGAASLVASPDGQVSVNSTGNPGMATAGSGDVLTGLIAALLGQGLGAWDAARLGVYLHGLAGDLGAEAMGPHSLVAGDLIDYLPGAFLHTGGGRASP